From Clarias gariepinus isolate MV-2021 ecotype Netherlands chromosome 2, CGAR_prim_01v2, whole genome shotgun sequence, one genomic window encodes:
- the znf609a gene encoding zinc finger protein 609a isoform X2 has product MDSPVSTPAPPPLHLLAPVGSTDISSPCEQIMVRTRSVAVNTSDVALATEPECLGPCEPGTSVNLEGIVWQETEDGMLVVNVTWRNKTYVGTLLDCTRHDWAPPRFCESPTSDMEIKNGRGRGKRMRPNSNTPINENSNSSDNKGSNSSKTRAASNNKGRRGSQNSSERRTPPNSNTEDIKASPSSINKRKSKPASDMEPNSSSEDTKGSKRMRTSSNSGVPHAVLPIPIIKAEPLPPSLDRGCPSPVLIDCPHPNCNKKYKHINGLKYHQARAHTEDDIKLEMDGDSEYGEDSTLHPEPGNCNGASISQKGCVSPARSVTPKGRGFDAQSPSPSSGKYASKQSSKKKAEADHDSGVHLDGCEDGPCLTDEASNDGVDDKKSLDKAKKSGNGSKADKLSQKAVKSARPIVPSIPPQQLYGLQASSFPAPNSSSSLNISSVVQSVPKSPQLKAIQPKPVVSADPSMNPALSGSKDKKKKDKKKKEGAKEGDSPKAPGKGGKSEEGKSPYSESSDPGSKSDCLLNGSTDPHQSRLASIKAEADKIYSFTDNAPSPSIGVASRIDSGGMPQPLTPLHVVTQNGADNSSVKTNSPAYSDISDAGEDGEGKVEGVKVKSEDQAPREGAKKALFAPQPPNKESPYYPNYETYYSPNYANPNPSPGLSNTNVLLQDGAVKVKKEEEMDIAEEKGKPEPPEDRKTDISTPSQQQQQPSVIQQRSNMYMQPLYYNQYAYAYGYSPDQAYHHLMNTNPAYRQQCEERQRQAAEQHRVGEKKSDVVQKDRDVSVKSEEWKQKASVPPTLSKAPSLSDLGKPSPQSKPKDLTSEPAKSVIIPKAEDGKPPAQPPEGLKMKLSEGGHHGKEEQKPSIESGRPSAMEQAMYMYRQEPDSRLWPYVYPSKYPEAQKQLDDERWKEERERERDRDRDRDRERERDRKSKEERSRPKDPPKEEVKEVIEPRTSTASEEHRGISKDPRAHMQFTSALPQHQSYMPYMHGYPYSQGYDPNHPGYRGMPSVMMQNYPGSYLPTGYSFSPYSTKISPGEESDKARASPTVTGKSASDSKALDILHQHASQYKSKSPTVGDKASHDRERSGGDREREGDRPRSSPSQRIMPSHHHLGYSLISGQYDLSYPPAIVASQQASGPSLYPPARR; this is encoded by the exons GTATGCTGGTAGTAAATGTCACCTGGAGAAATAAAACCTATGTGGGCACTCTTCTCGACTGTACCAGGCATGACTGGGCTCCTCCAAG ATTCTGTGAATCACCCACAAGTGATATGGAGATAAAAAATGGGCGAGGCAGAGGGAAAAGGATGAGACCGAATAGCAACACTCCAATAAATGAGAATAGCAACTCCTCCGACAACAAAGGGAGCAACAGCAGCAAGACACGTGCAGCATCCAACAACAAAGGACGACGGGGCAGTCAGAACTCCTCAGAGCGTCGTACACCACCCAATAGTAATACTGAGGACATCAAGGCTAGCCCATCATCAATAAACAAACGCAAGAGCAAGCCTGCCTCGGACATGGAGCCAAACTCTAGCTCGGAGGACACCAAAGGTAGCAAACGTATGCGCACCAGCTCAAACAGTGGAGTGCCTCATGCAGTCCTCCCCATCCCCATCATCAAAGCAGAGCCCCTGCCCCCTTCTCTAGATCGTGGCTGCCCCTCCCCAGTGCTCATTGACTGCCCCCATCCCAACTGCAACAAGAAATACAAGCACATAAATGGCCTAAAGTACCACCAGGCCCGTGCTCACACTGAAGATGATATCAAACTGGAAATGGATGGGGACAGTGAATACGGGGAGGATTCTACTTTGCATCCAGAGCCAGGAAATTGCAATGGAGCTTCTATTTCTCAGAAAGGCTGTGTGTCGCCAGCTCGATCAGTTACCCCAAAAGGCAGAGGGTTTGATGCTCAGAGCCCTTCACCTTCCTCAGGCAAATATGCCTCCAAACAGTCCAGCAAAAAGAAGGCTGAGGCTGACCATGATTCTGGAGTGCATTTAGATGGCTGTGAAGATGGCCCGTGTCTGACAGACGAGGCTAGCAATGATGGCGTCGATGATAAGAAAAGTTTAGACAAGGCTAAGAAATCTGGCAATGGTTCCAAAGCAGACAAGTTGTCTCAGAAGGCTGTAAAGTCTGCAAGACCAATTGTACCATCCATACCACCACAACAGCTCTACGGATTGCAAGCATCAAGCTTCCCTGCACCTAACTCTAGTTCCTCTTTAAACATAAGCAGTGTGGTACAGTCAGTTCCCAAAAGCCCACAGCTGAAAGCCATCCAGCCTAAGCCTGTAGTAAGCGCAGACCCTTCTATGAACCCAGCTTTAAGTGGTTCcaaggacaaaaagaaaaaggacaagaaaaagaaggagGGTGCAAAAGAGGGAGATAGTCCCAAAGCCCCTGGAAAGGGAGGGAAGTCAGAGGAAGGAAAAAGTCCGTACTCTGAATCCTCAGACCCAGGCAGCAAGAGCGATTGCCTCCTTAACGGTTCAACGGATCCCCACCAGAGTCGCCTGGCCAGTATCAAGGCTGAAGCTGATAAAATATATAGCTTTACTGATAATGCTCCTAGTCCATCAATTGGTGTAGCCAGTCGAATAGATAGCGGAGGTATGCCCCAACCTCTCACCCCACTCCATGTAGTGACCCAAAATGGGGCAGATAACTCCTCAGTTAAAACCAATAGCCCAGCCTACTCTGACATTTCAGATGCAGGTGAAGATGGCGAGGGCAAAGTGGAAGGTGTGAAGGTAAAGTCTGAGGATCAGGCACCCAGAGAAGGTGCTAAAAAGGCTCTTTTTGCCCCGCAGCCTCCAAACAAAGAGTCTCCATACTATCCCAACTATGAAACATACTACTCACCCAACTATGCCAACCCAAATCCCAGCCCAGGCTTGTCAAATACTAATGTACTCTTGCAGGATGGCGCTGTGAaggtaaaaaaggaagaagagatGGACATAGCAGAGGAAAAAGGCAAACCAGAGCCGCCGGAAGATCGCAAGACGGATATTAGCACACCTAGTCAACAGCAGCAACAGCCATCTGTCATACAGCAGCGGTCTAATATGTATATGCAGCCTCTCTACTATAATCAGTACGCCTATGCCTATGGGTATTCACCAGACCAGGCTTATCATCATTTGATGAATACTAATCCAGCCTACAGGCAGCAGTGTGAGGAACGGCAGAGGCAGGCTGCTGAGCAACACAGAGTGGGAGAGAAGAAATCCGACGTTGTTCAAAAGGACAGGGATGTTTCTGTGAAGTCAGAGGAGTGGAAACAAAAAGCATCAGTTCCTCCAACTTTGTCGAAAGCACCAAGCCTCTCTGACCTCGGTAAGCCATCGCCCCAGAGCAAGCCCAAAGATTTGACCTCTGAGCCAGCCAAATCTGTCATCATCCCAAAGGCGGAAGATGGGAAGCCACCAGCCCAGCCGCCAGAGGGACTTAAGATGAAACTGAGTGAAGGTGGACACCATGGAAAAGAGGAGCAGAAACCCAGTATTGAATCCGGAAGGCCATCAGCCATGGAACAAGCCATGTACATGTACAGACAG GAGCCTGATTCTCGACTATGGCCCTACGTTTACCCTAGCAAATACCCTGAAGCACAGAAACAGCTGGACGATGAGCGGTGGAAGGAAGAACGAGAGCGCGAGCGCGATAGGGATCGAGACAGAGACCGTGAACGAGAGCGAGACAGAAAAAGTAAAGAGGAAAGATCTCGTCCGAAAGATCCTCCTAAAGAAGAGGTCAAAGAAGTGATTGAGCCACGGACCTCAACAGCTTCCGAGGAGCACAGAGGGATTAGTAAAGACCCCAGAGCCCACATGCAGTTCACTTCAGCTCTGCCTCAACACCAATCTTATATGCCATATATGCACGGATACCCCTACAGCCAGGGTTACGACCCAAACCACCCAGGATACAGGGGGATGCCGTCTGTCATGATGCAGAACTACCCAG GGTCCTACCTGCCAACAGGTTACTCATTTTCACCGTACAGCACTAAGATTTCGCCAGGTGAAGAAAGCGATAAAGCTCGAGCCAGTCCGACAGTAACTGGGAAATCAGCTTCAGATTCGAAAGCGTTGGATATTTTGCATCAGCACGCAAGCCAGTACAAGAGCAAATCGCCCACAGTGGGTGACAAAGCATCTCATGACAGAGAGCGAAGTGGAGGCGACAGAGAGCGGGAAGGTGACCGACCACGATCTTCTCCTTCGCAGAGAATAATGCCTTCCCATCACCACCTGGGTTACTCTCTTATCTCTGGACAGTATGATTTGTCTTATCCCCCTG CCATCGTTGCGAGTCAGCAAGCGTCTGGCCCTTCACTTTACCCCCCTGCACGGAGGTGA